The Lycium barbarum isolate Lr01 chromosome 12, ASM1917538v2, whole genome shotgun sequence genome includes a region encoding these proteins:
- the LOC132625230 gene encoding ENHANCER OF AG-4 protein 2 isoform X2 has protein sequence MAPGRKRGFKGVKTMSDLSLGDLVLAKVKGFPPWPAKISKPEDWDRAPDPKKYFVQFYGTEEIAFVAPADITAFTVDIKNKVSARCRGKTVKYFAQAVKEISEEFEELQQKDSSVSGDETYKTAPGCGIASVESVDVADELDQMDGDKKSKQETDIKSLVEGSGLERCSTIKNDTADFVSHASEGNLPPSVSSIKKVSIPSRTSNSGKQLASLPSLESTHDNLKEGSRDPEEHDKQLIHKENLRTAERSRFPDPDLPPSTSSDDVKHLDSGRNQLANGHKAMLAKRKPGGGHEVQRISDTTSDLSVKKASAKKLVPEVKSGTNGRKKAKQQDDRKPETADAAVDHIEEKKFQLSSKKLKVEPGQMLRRNEIADPSKKIKCADGAIDATKVSRSYDEAKVVKSEVKKSTPLGRAEDRTSLKLHELAIGSNNCGEEDILPPSKRHRRAMEVMSSCSTVPQPPTKRRAVRLCEDDVNEEPKTPIHGGSIKRNAIPRAPNSVKKPDLSIGTASNDQLSAKGSGTIEDSTIKEHAPSVRLHKELSLRTSQKNVEKKRIPTDTSVLCSPGKLGASKTASREGKTDTVSPKKSPGFTARPVSEPQKSVKLHGKPQGDHRKLVAESNTANITGADNLIPSHDQPINERIKMASTSEREKTTPRSSSSMTEPALVPGNPVESVSTQAERLEAVRDEKLNSLIESKVLDPEMSMKHLIAAAQAKRRQAHLQSIHGNTLAAVAPYTEPQGGSPYQTLGSQPLSSGMLHPEVQVLFSRASPLSEIRQFASTNPPEPEENEEKRVSLGLGAAGGSLSGGTEAAVARDAFEGMIETLSRTKESIGRATRLAIDCAKYGIANEVVELLILKLENEPSLHSRVDLFFLVDSITQCSHSHKGIAGASYIPAVQAALPRLLGAAAPPGAGARENRRQCLKVLRLWLERKIYPDSLLRRHMDDIGTANDDSSGGLSFRRPSRAERAIDDPIREMEGMLVDEYGSNATFQLPGFLSSHVFDEEEEEEDALHNLQNEAAEELALERTPATGDDAERYMVTPSDRRHCILEDVDGELEMEDVSGHPKDERPLFADDANLSGSDRTLESALDNISDLPPLPMGSPPLPPCSPPPTPPLPSSPSLSPAPPPPPSSPLPPPPPPPLPLSQPPVPPSQPHPFPPLPAGPPPLMFPQPSFPLQHEVGTQHLRSLTPSVPSPSPVVAYPQPPLANEVGSISNSHRLPQVAGNMPHGPRVNAPMRNEVFPSQPPSFTPAGISNSREPSGYSSRPLEYGYNDAYINPPLPQSMQKFQPGNAPFAPRPMHLNPPHQIPSNSFSYPRAPVQQHPQQAYPAPCSLPERPDGSRRFIGDEQWRMQPNEFNGEHQRGMWIGAGRSCPGPAIAHEEAHLNTLCGMAFEGNVFK, from the exons ATGGCTCCGGGGCGTAAACGTGGATTTAAAGGAGTGAAGACGATGAGCGACTTGAGTCTAGGTGATCTCGTCCTTGCTAAGGTCAAAGGCTTCCCTCCTTGGCCCGCTAAG ATTAGCAAACCAGAAGATTGGGATCGAGCTCCTGATCCTAAAAAGTATTTTGTCCAGTTCTATGGTACAGAGGAAAT AGCATTTGTCGCCCCAGCAGATATTACGGCATTTACCGTTGATATTAAAAATAAAGTGTCAGCTCGATGTCGGGGTAAAACAGTAAAATATTTTGCCCAGGCAGTGAAGGAAATCTCTGAAGAATTCGAAGAGTTACAGCAGAAAGATTCAAGTGTTTCAGGAGATGAGACCTATAAAACAGCTCCAGGCTGTGGAATAGCTTCTGTTGAAAGCGTGGATGTTGCTGATGAGTTGGACCAGATGGATGGGGATAAAAAGTCTAAGCAAGAAACAGATATCAAAAGCCTGGTAGAGGGATCTGGGTTGGAGCGCTGCTCAACGATAAAAAATGATACAGCTGATTTCGTTTCACATGCTTCAGAGGGTAATTTGCCTCCATCAGTTTCATCTATAAAGAAGGTTTCAATTCCCAGTAGGACTTCTAATTCAGGGAAGCAGTTGGCTTCATTGCCTAGTCTAGAAAGCACTCATGATAACCTAAAAGAGGGCAGCAGAGATCCTGAGGAGCATGATAAGCAATTGATCCACAAGGAGAACTTGAGAACTGCTGAGAGGAGTCGTTTTCCTGATCCAGATCTTCCTCCTTCTACATCATCTGATGATGTGAAGCATCTTGATAGTGGTCGGAACCAACTGGCAAATGGACACAAAGCAATGCTGGCTAAGAGAAAGCCTGGGGGTGGACATGAAGTGCAAAGAATTAGTGATACTACCAGTGATCTGAGTGTTAAAAAAGCAAGTGCAAAAAAGTTAGTGCCAGAGGTTAAGTCAGGTACTAATGGTAGGAAAAAGGCAAAACAACAGGATGATAGAAAACCTGAAACGGCGGATGCTGCTGTCGACCATATTGAGGAGAAGAAATTTCAGTTGTCTAGCAAGAAATTGAAAGTTGAACCTGGACAGATGTTGCGACGCAATGAAATAGCAGATCCTTCTAAGAAGATAAAATGTGCTGATGGGGCCATTGATGCCACCAAGGTGAGCAGAAGTTATGATGAGGCTAAAGTGGTGAAATCAGAGGTTAAAAAATCAACACCACTGGGAAGAGCTGAGGATCGCACTTCGCTGAAATTGCATGAACTCGCTATTGGTTCAAATAATTGTGGTGAAGAAGATATTCTCCCACCATCAAAGCGCCATCGACGGGCAATGGAGGTTATGTCTAGCTGTTCTACTGTTCCTCAACCGCCTACTAAGCGGAGAGCTGTCCGTTTGTGTGAGGATGATGTAAATGAAGAGCCCAAAACTCCAATTCACGGAGGATCTATTAAGAGGAATGCCATTCCTCGTGCCCCTAATTCGGTAAAGAAGCCTGACCTATCTATTGGAACAGCTAGTAATGACCAACTGAGTGCGAAAGGTTCAGGCACGATTGAGGATAGCACCATCAAGGAACATGCACCATCTGTCAGACTACACAAAGAACTCTCTCTGCGTACTTCTCAGAAAAATGTGGAGAAAAAGCGTATACCTACTGATACAAGTGTTTTGTGTAGTCCTGGGAAATTGGGAGCTTCGAAAACAGCTTCTAGGGAAGGTAAAACTGATACTGTGTCGCCCAAAAAATCCCCTGGGTTCACTGCCAGACCAGTCTCAGAGCCGCAAAAAAGTGTTAAACTACATGGTAAACCACAGGGTGATCATAGAAAATTGGTAGCTGAATCTAATACAGCCAATATTACTGGTGCTGATAACTTAATTCCTTCTCATGATCAACCTATTAATGAAAGAATTAAGATGGCTTCTACCAGTGAACGGGAAAAAACAACCCCGAGGTCTAGTTCCTCGATGACTGAACCTGCTCTTGTGCCTGGTAATCCTGTTGAAAGCGTATCCACGCAAGCGGAAAG GCTGGAAGCTGTGAGAGATGAGAAGCTTAATTCTTTGATAGAATCCAAAGTTCTGGACCCGGAAATGTCCATGAAACATCTTATAGCAGCTGCTCAGGCTAAAAGACGGCAAGCTCACTTACAGAGCATTCATGGTAATACCCTTGCTGCTGTGGCCCCATACACTGAACCACAGGGAGGGAGCCCCTATCAAACTCTTGGTTCTCAACCATTAAGCTCTGGCATGCTGCATCCCGAAGTGCAAGTTTTATTTTCTCGCGCATCTCCTTTGTCTGAGATTCGGCAATTTGCATCGACAAATCCACCTGAGCCTGAAGAAAATGAGGAGAAGAGAGTAAGTTTAGGCCTGGGGGCCGCTGGGGGCTCACTCAGCGGTGGTACTGAGGCAGCTGTTGCTCGTGATGCTTTTGAAGGAATGATAGAAACATTATCACGGACCAAAGAGAGTATCGGACGTGCAACTCGTCTAGCGATTGATTGTGCAAAGTATGGCATCGCTAATGAG GTCGTGGAACTTCTTATCCTGAAGTTGGAAAATGAACCTAGTCTTCATAGCAGAGTGGACCTGTTTTTTTTGGTGGATTCTATAACTCAGTGCTCTCATAGTCATAAAG GCATAGCAGGAGCATCATATATTCCGGCTGTTCAAGCAGCATTACCTCGTCTTTTAGGAGCTGCTGCTCCTCCAGGAGCGGGTGCCCGGGAAAACCGTCGTCAATGTCTCAAG GTTTTGCGATTATGGCTTGAGAGGAAAATATATCCTGATTCTCTTCTTCGCCGTCATATGGATGATATTGGTACAGCGAATGATGATTCATCTGGTGGTTTATCCTTTAGACGGCCATCTCGAGCTGAGCGTGCTATTGATGATCCTATTAGAGAGATGGAAGGCATGCTTGTTGATGAGTATGGCAG CAATGCTACATTTCAGTTGCCTGGCTTTTTATCTTCTCACGTCTTTgatgaggaggaagaagaagaagatgctCTTCATAATTTGCAAAACGAAGCTGCTGAGGAATTAGCATTAGAACGTACACCTGCAACAGGGGATGATGCTGAAAGATATATGGTCACTCCTAGTGACAGGCGTCATTGTATCTTGGAGGATGTGGATGGCGAGCTTGAAATGGAAGATGTTTCTGGTCACCCAAAAGATGAAAGACCTTTGTTTGCAGATGATGCGAACCTGTCTGGCTCAGATAGAACACTGGAATCAGCTTTAGATAATATATCTGATTTGCCTCCTCTACCTATGGGATCCCCACCATTACCTCCTTGTTCTCCTCCACCCACCCCACCTTTGCCTTCCTCACCCTCTCTATCACCGGCTCCACCTCCACCTCCATCATCTCCATTgccacctccaccaccacccCCACTTCCTCTATCACAACCCCCAGTACCTCCATCTCAGCCACATCCTTTCCCTCCACTGCCCGCTGGACCACCTCCGCTAATGTTCCCTCAACCTTCTTTTCCACTCCAACATGAAGTGGGGACACAACACTTACGCTCTCTCACTCCATCAGTACCATCGCCATCACCTGTAGTGGCATATCCGCAACCTCCTCTTGCAAACGAAGTTGGTAGCATATCTAAT AGTCATCGGCTACCACAGGTAGCTGGAAATATGCCTCATGGTCCTCGTGTCAATGCTCCTATGAGGAATGAGGTATTCCCATCGCAACCACCTTCTTTTACACCAGCAGGAATTAGTAATTCACGGGAACCTTCTGGATATAGTTCACGGCCTTTAGAATATGGTTATAATGATGCATATATAAACCCACCACTTCCTCAGTCCATGCAGAAATTTCAACCTGGTAATGCGCCTTTTGCCCCAAGGCCCATGCATCTTAACCCTCCACATCAAATCCCCTCCAATAGTTTTTCATATCCAAGGGCCCCAGTGCAGCAACATCCACAGCAAGCATATCCTGCACCATGCTCATTACCAGAGCGCCCTGATGGATCAAGGCGTTTTATTGGCGATGAACAATGGAGGATGCAACCCAATGAGTTCAATGGTGAGCACCAGCGCGGTATGTGGATTGGTGCAGGAAGATCATGCCCTGGTCCAGCTATTGCTCACGAAG AGGCTCATCTCAATACCCTTTGCGGCATGGCATTTGAGGGAAATGTGTTTAAATGA
- the LOC132625230 gene encoding ENHANCER OF AG-4 protein 2 isoform X3 has translation MAPGRKRGFKGVKTMSDLSLGDLVLAKVKGFPPWPAKISKPEDWDRAPDPKKYFVQFYGTEEIAFVAPADITAFTVDIKNKVSARCRGKTVKYFAQAVKEISEEFEELQQKDSSVSGDETYKTAPGCGIASVESVDVADELDQMDGDKKSKQETDIKSLVEGSGLERCSTIKNDTADFVSHASEGNLPPSVSSIKKVSIPSRTSNSGKQLASLPSLESTHDNLKEGSRDPEEHDKQLIHKENLRTAERSRFPDPDLPPSTSSDDVKHLDSGRNQLANGHKAMLAKRKPGGGHEVQRISDTTSDLSVKKASAKKLVPEVKSGTNGRKKAKQQDDRKPETADAAVDHIEEKKFQLSSKKLKVEPGQMLRRNEIADPSKKIKCADGAIDATKVSRSYDEAKVVKSEVKKSTPLGRAEDRTSLKLHELAIGSNNCGEEDILPPSKRHRRAMEVMSSCSTVPQPPTKRRAVRLCEDDVNEEPKTPIHGGSIKRNAIPRAPNSVKKPDLSIGTASNDQLSAKGSGTIEDSTIKEHAPSVRLHKELSLRTSQKNVEKKRIPTDTSVLCSPGKLGASKTASREGKTDTVSPKKSPGFTARPVSEPQKSVKLHGKPQGDHRKLVAESNTANITGADNLIPSHDQPINERIKMASTSEREKTTPRSSSSMTEPALVPGNPVESVSTQAERLEAVRDEKLNSLIESKVLDPEMSMKHLIAAAQAKRRQAHLQSIHGNTLAAVAPYTEPQGGSPYQTLGSQPLSSGMLHPEVQVLFSRASPLSEIRQFASTNPPEPEENEEKRVSLGLGAAGGSLSGGTEAAVARDAFEGMIETLSRTKESIGRATRLAIDCAKYGIANEVVELLILKLENEPSLHSRVDLFFLVDSITQCSHSHKGIAGASYIPAVQAALPRLLGAAAPPGAGARENRRQCLKVLRLWLERKIYPDSLLRRHMDDIGTANDDSSGGLSFRRPSRAERAIDDPIREMEGMLVDEYGSNATFQLPGFLSSHVFDEEEEEEDALHNLQNEAAEELALERTPATGDDAERYMVTPSDRRHCILEDVDGELEMEDVSGHPKDERPLFADDANLSGSDRTLESALDNISDLPPLPMGSPPLPPCSPPPTPPLPSSPSLSPAPPPPPSSPLPPPPPPPLPLSQPPVPPSQPHPFPPLPAGPPPLMFPQPSFPLQHEVGTQHLRSLTPSVPSPSPVVAYPQPPLANEVGSISNSHRLPQVAGNMPHGPRVNAPMRNEVFPSQPPSFTPAGISNSREPSGYSSRPLEYGYNDAYINPPLPQSMQKFQPGNAPFAPRPMHLNPPHQIPSNSFSYPRAPVQQHPQQAYPAPCSLPERPDGSRRFIGDEQWRMQPNEFNGEHQRGMWIGAGRSCPGPAIAHEDHLIDHL, from the exons ATGGCTCCGGGGCGTAAACGTGGATTTAAAGGAGTGAAGACGATGAGCGACTTGAGTCTAGGTGATCTCGTCCTTGCTAAGGTCAAAGGCTTCCCTCCTTGGCCCGCTAAG ATTAGCAAACCAGAAGATTGGGATCGAGCTCCTGATCCTAAAAAGTATTTTGTCCAGTTCTATGGTACAGAGGAAAT AGCATTTGTCGCCCCAGCAGATATTACGGCATTTACCGTTGATATTAAAAATAAAGTGTCAGCTCGATGTCGGGGTAAAACAGTAAAATATTTTGCCCAGGCAGTGAAGGAAATCTCTGAAGAATTCGAAGAGTTACAGCAGAAAGATTCAAGTGTTTCAGGAGATGAGACCTATAAAACAGCTCCAGGCTGTGGAATAGCTTCTGTTGAAAGCGTGGATGTTGCTGATGAGTTGGACCAGATGGATGGGGATAAAAAGTCTAAGCAAGAAACAGATATCAAAAGCCTGGTAGAGGGATCTGGGTTGGAGCGCTGCTCAACGATAAAAAATGATACAGCTGATTTCGTTTCACATGCTTCAGAGGGTAATTTGCCTCCATCAGTTTCATCTATAAAGAAGGTTTCAATTCCCAGTAGGACTTCTAATTCAGGGAAGCAGTTGGCTTCATTGCCTAGTCTAGAAAGCACTCATGATAACCTAAAAGAGGGCAGCAGAGATCCTGAGGAGCATGATAAGCAATTGATCCACAAGGAGAACTTGAGAACTGCTGAGAGGAGTCGTTTTCCTGATCCAGATCTTCCTCCTTCTACATCATCTGATGATGTGAAGCATCTTGATAGTGGTCGGAACCAACTGGCAAATGGACACAAAGCAATGCTGGCTAAGAGAAAGCCTGGGGGTGGACATGAAGTGCAAAGAATTAGTGATACTACCAGTGATCTGAGTGTTAAAAAAGCAAGTGCAAAAAAGTTAGTGCCAGAGGTTAAGTCAGGTACTAATGGTAGGAAAAAGGCAAAACAACAGGATGATAGAAAACCTGAAACGGCGGATGCTGCTGTCGACCATATTGAGGAGAAGAAATTTCAGTTGTCTAGCAAGAAATTGAAAGTTGAACCTGGACAGATGTTGCGACGCAATGAAATAGCAGATCCTTCTAAGAAGATAAAATGTGCTGATGGGGCCATTGATGCCACCAAGGTGAGCAGAAGTTATGATGAGGCTAAAGTGGTGAAATCAGAGGTTAAAAAATCAACACCACTGGGAAGAGCTGAGGATCGCACTTCGCTGAAATTGCATGAACTCGCTATTGGTTCAAATAATTGTGGTGAAGAAGATATTCTCCCACCATCAAAGCGCCATCGACGGGCAATGGAGGTTATGTCTAGCTGTTCTACTGTTCCTCAACCGCCTACTAAGCGGAGAGCTGTCCGTTTGTGTGAGGATGATGTAAATGAAGAGCCCAAAACTCCAATTCACGGAGGATCTATTAAGAGGAATGCCATTCCTCGTGCCCCTAATTCGGTAAAGAAGCCTGACCTATCTATTGGAACAGCTAGTAATGACCAACTGAGTGCGAAAGGTTCAGGCACGATTGAGGATAGCACCATCAAGGAACATGCACCATCTGTCAGACTACACAAAGAACTCTCTCTGCGTACTTCTCAGAAAAATGTGGAGAAAAAGCGTATACCTACTGATACAAGTGTTTTGTGTAGTCCTGGGAAATTGGGAGCTTCGAAAACAGCTTCTAGGGAAGGTAAAACTGATACTGTGTCGCCCAAAAAATCCCCTGGGTTCACTGCCAGACCAGTCTCAGAGCCGCAAAAAAGTGTTAAACTACATGGTAAACCACAGGGTGATCATAGAAAATTGGTAGCTGAATCTAATACAGCCAATATTACTGGTGCTGATAACTTAATTCCTTCTCATGATCAACCTATTAATGAAAGAATTAAGATGGCTTCTACCAGTGAACGGGAAAAAACAACCCCGAGGTCTAGTTCCTCGATGACTGAACCTGCTCTTGTGCCTGGTAATCCTGTTGAAAGCGTATCCACGCAAGCGGAAAG GCTGGAAGCTGTGAGAGATGAGAAGCTTAATTCTTTGATAGAATCCAAAGTTCTGGACCCGGAAATGTCCATGAAACATCTTATAGCAGCTGCTCAGGCTAAAAGACGGCAAGCTCACTTACAGAGCATTCATGGTAATACCCTTGCTGCTGTGGCCCCATACACTGAACCACAGGGAGGGAGCCCCTATCAAACTCTTGGTTCTCAACCATTAAGCTCTGGCATGCTGCATCCCGAAGTGCAAGTTTTATTTTCTCGCGCATCTCCTTTGTCTGAGATTCGGCAATTTGCATCGACAAATCCACCTGAGCCTGAAGAAAATGAGGAGAAGAGAGTAAGTTTAGGCCTGGGGGCCGCTGGGGGCTCACTCAGCGGTGGTACTGAGGCAGCTGTTGCTCGTGATGCTTTTGAAGGAATGATAGAAACATTATCACGGACCAAAGAGAGTATCGGACGTGCAACTCGTCTAGCGATTGATTGTGCAAAGTATGGCATCGCTAATGAG GTCGTGGAACTTCTTATCCTGAAGTTGGAAAATGAACCTAGTCTTCATAGCAGAGTGGACCTGTTTTTTTTGGTGGATTCTATAACTCAGTGCTCTCATAGTCATAAAG GCATAGCAGGAGCATCATATATTCCGGCTGTTCAAGCAGCATTACCTCGTCTTTTAGGAGCTGCTGCTCCTCCAGGAGCGGGTGCCCGGGAAAACCGTCGTCAATGTCTCAAG GTTTTGCGATTATGGCTTGAGAGGAAAATATATCCTGATTCTCTTCTTCGCCGTCATATGGATGATATTGGTACAGCGAATGATGATTCATCTGGTGGTTTATCCTTTAGACGGCCATCTCGAGCTGAGCGTGCTATTGATGATCCTATTAGAGAGATGGAAGGCATGCTTGTTGATGAGTATGGCAG CAATGCTACATTTCAGTTGCCTGGCTTTTTATCTTCTCACGTCTTTgatgaggaggaagaagaagaagatgctCTTCATAATTTGCAAAACGAAGCTGCTGAGGAATTAGCATTAGAACGTACACCTGCAACAGGGGATGATGCTGAAAGATATATGGTCACTCCTAGTGACAGGCGTCATTGTATCTTGGAGGATGTGGATGGCGAGCTTGAAATGGAAGATGTTTCTGGTCACCCAAAAGATGAAAGACCTTTGTTTGCAGATGATGCGAACCTGTCTGGCTCAGATAGAACACTGGAATCAGCTTTAGATAATATATCTGATTTGCCTCCTCTACCTATGGGATCCCCACCATTACCTCCTTGTTCTCCTCCACCCACCCCACCTTTGCCTTCCTCACCCTCTCTATCACCGGCTCCACCTCCACCTCCATCATCTCCATTgccacctccaccaccacccCCACTTCCTCTATCACAACCCCCAGTACCTCCATCTCAGCCACATCCTTTCCCTCCACTGCCCGCTGGACCACCTCCGCTAATGTTCCCTCAACCTTCTTTTCCACTCCAACATGAAGTGGGGACACAACACTTACGCTCTCTCACTCCATCAGTACCATCGCCATCACCTGTAGTGGCATATCCGCAACCTCCTCTTGCAAACGAAGTTGGTAGCATATCTAAT AGTCATCGGCTACCACAGGTAGCTGGAAATATGCCTCATGGTCCTCGTGTCAATGCTCCTATGAGGAATGAGGTATTCCCATCGCAACCACCTTCTTTTACACCAGCAGGAATTAGTAATTCACGGGAACCTTCTGGATATAGTTCACGGCCTTTAGAATATGGTTATAATGATGCATATATAAACCCACCACTTCCTCAGTCCATGCAGAAATTTCAACCTGGTAATGCGCCTTTTGCCCCAAGGCCCATGCATCTTAACCCTCCACATCAAATCCCCTCCAATAGTTTTTCATATCCAAGGGCCCCAGTGCAGCAACATCCACAGCAAGCATATCCTGCACCATGCTCATTACCAGAGCGCCCTGATGGATCAAGGCGTTTTATTGGCGATGAACAATGGAGGATGCAACCCAATGAGTTCAATGGTGAGCACCAGCGCGGTATGTGGATTGGTGCAGGAAGATCATGCCCTGGTCCAGCTATTGCTCACGAAG ACCACCTGATAGACCACCTGTGA